Genomic segment of Molothrus aeneus isolate 106 chromosome 3, BPBGC_Maene_1.0, whole genome shotgun sequence:
ACCCAGCACAGCAATGCACTCCACAGCTGTCTGCCAGTCCTTGCTGTTCTTGTCGAAGTTGTAGAAGAGGCGCCTCATGCAGTCCTTGAGGGCGGCGTCGCGGCGCTCCTCGGCGTTCACCATGGCAGCCAGCATCTTCTCAATCTCCTTGGTCCAGTAGCGCTTGTAGCCCTTCCTGCTGGACCTCAGCTCGTACTCCTCGGGCAGGTTACGGGAGATGACACTTTCTGGGATCTCCATCTGGTACCGGTTCTTGCCCGTCCCCCAGTACTGCACGGATTTGGACCCAAGCAGCTTGCGCTGCTTATCCAGGTACTTCCGAAGGTCCTCCTCGAGAGCTCGGATATCCTCCAGTGCTCCATCATAATCGGGGTCGAAGCCCAGCTTGGGGGTAATCACTCCTGTCTTCCGAGCCTGGTTGTGATCAAAGGCAGTGTCCCACCTGGTGAGCTCTGCACTCAGGTCTGGGAAGCGGCCATCGGGATTTTTGGCTTTGCGGGTGACCAGCTGCCTCAGGACTCTGGATTTGAAGTCACTGGCAAACTCCTCCATGAATTCAACAATTTCATTCATTATTTTGAATCCCTCCAGGGTAGACAGAAAgtcagcaatttttttcttgctgtatttGAGTTCTTCATAGAAGATGGCCCTGCTGTCAGGATGGTTCTGACTTTTGAGTGGTGACCCAATGCTGTGAATTTTGCTGAGCAGTCTTTCAAGGTCAGGCAGTTTCTTGAGGTACTCAGTGACTTCAGACATTTTatctggcactgccaggaggtCCTCGACAGCATCCAAACGATCATTGATCGATTTAGGATTACAAAGTGGAGCGCAGAGCCACTGCTTCAGGAGTCGCTTCCCGAATGGTGTACAGCAAGAATCAATCCTTTCCAACAAAGTACCTTCTGTGCTTCCATTGGTTCCATTCTGCAGGACTTCCAAGTTCATCAGGGTGACTCCATCCAGCACCATCCGCTGGCCAGTTCTGCCAAACAAACTACTTGAACTCATGGTTTTTGTAATAGCAATATCCACAGGGACATATTCCTCGAAGTTTGCCTGTGATAACAGCTCCTGATCAATCAGACATTTTTTGAGATAGAAGACACATCCCCCAAGAGCTGACAAAGCTAACTCACTGTTTTCACCAGGAGTTAATCCCAGGGAGTCACTCTCTGAAGTCAGAGATTTGATTACAGAGGGCAGAGAACATCCATTTTCAGAATTCTGCTTCTCCTTGAAATATCCTTCCTCAAGAAGGACTTTTAGTGTTTTAGACGCATTCCAGAACTGGGAACCTGAGGTCAGCCCTTCCTGAATGCAAGAAACCAGCGAGCCCTTCAGAATCTTCTGTGTGTCCACAGACAGGTTCCCCTTCTCAAACAGCACCTGCACAGGGGTGTAGTGAGCTACCAAAGTCCTGAACCTGGAGCAGTGGCGGTCGTCCGGGAACTGGCCGACGTGGAACTTCCCCATGGAGGTGTCGACGAAGCAGACGCCGTAGAGGCGCGTCCCGGCCGcgtcctccttctccttcacgCTCAGCAGGAACTTGCTGTTGTTCTCAGAGGGGTCGCAGTCCATGACGCTGTAGGTCTGCGTTCCCTTGGTGATGATCCTGCAGATCTCCCGCCGCACCACCTTGTCAAACCTGCTGGAGTGGCCCGCGGACCTGCAGCGCGCTTCCATCATTTCGGGCGTTTCCGTCTGCTCCACGCGCGCCACCTTGTAGCCCTTCTGCACCAGGACGTCGGAGAAGCGGCCGAACGCCGTCTCTGGAAAGCCTGAGTGGGCCCAGGTGCCCTTCATGAAGATCAGGCCCAGCTCATTGACGCCGGTGACTGCGTCCATGTGATACAGCTCGTAGAACTTCCCCACCTTGTAGCAAATCACGGCGTCGAAGTTCTGGCTTTTGAGCTGCCACCACCTCCGCACGCCCGGCGTGCACTTGTTGAGGTAATCCTCGGGCACGTGCAGAGTGCAGGGGTCGTAGTCAGGGTCACCCTGACGCCTCCTGTGCGcatccctcctcttcccttcctgcagccagTCCAGCTTTTCGTGCTCCCACACCGAGAAGCCACCAGTGCCTCCACTGCAAGCATTTGCTTGAGATTCAAAACTTTCAGGTGCTGCAAAGGATGTCAGCTTAGACTTGGCTTCTGAAGagactgctgctgctcttttggGTGTTTCAGAACAGTCATTTCCCAGGCTACTCCTTTTAGCAGGCTTTTTCACCTCTCTTCTCTTTCGTTTCGAAGGGACTTTTACGGGGCTTTCTGCAACACTCTCTGCTTCTGTCTCTGTGTCAGAAGACTCATTTTCATCCACCCCACTACTGGCTTCCTCACTGCTGGCTGCTTCTTTCCCATCAGGCTTGAACTCCACATCAGAGCCATCGTGGTCACTGTCAGAATCCAACACTCTCCTTCTCTTGGCTTTCACAGCTCTTTCCCTGCTCATCACTCGCTTATTGCTTTTCACATCCTCCTCACTATTACAGTCTTCACTGTTGCCTGATGCATTTTCACTCATctcctggaaaaataaattattttgtctgtAGATAATTCTGGCTACAAAGATACTGCTGCATAAAGAAGTGCAAAAATGTGCAACAACACAGTACCTATGATGCTTCAAGCAAGAGATAGCAGAGCCACAGCCAATTCCAAGTATCTTAACAGAACCCAGGTTTTTTTCTGGACAAGTAACTTCTACTGGCCAGTAGCATAATCACTCTTATTTCTATTCTTTAAAGACTCATTCATTACTGTGCATATGAGATGCTGATGAACAAAGCATTTAAACTACACAAAAAAGAATATGGCACATGTAGGAGAAAGGGAAGCAACTCCATAATTTGCCTTTTCAGCTTCAAACTTTAATGGAAAACCAGCAGTGGAGGGACTGTAGTGAGTACAAAGTGCCACTGCACATAACACAATGCCTGGAGTGGCACCTGTCCCTCAGGGCACTGTCACACTGGAGACTGAATATTATGAGCTAAGGGAAGCCACCATCCCACTGACAGTGTCCTCATACCATTCCTCTCCAAAAAAATCTATTCCAAGGCATATGGTGCTTCTGAAATAATAGCTGAATCAACACAACATGAATACAATACAGTAAAACATCACTTTTTAGTTACTCCACCAAGACTGCTGTTAACAGTGCAAGAACTGGTATTTTAGTGCTACTCCACAAGATGAGGGTGGGCTccaaaaatgcaatttaatgcCTTAGATGAACAGTCAAAAAGGTATAAATTCATATATTAAGACACACTAAAACTCCAGATCAAACTTAGGGCAACTTGGGACTATGAATAGCAGATAGAGAGGATAAAATGATGCAtcagaaaaaagcatttctgggTGAAAAAGTAGGTCACCAGGGAGTGATGAGTGAAGACAGTCAGAGAAGTTGAGTAGATTCTGAGGTCAGTCCTTACCATACAGAACACCAAAGAGACTTGTCTTTCCAACTAGAAAAGATGAGAGACCAGCATATGACCTGACAACACAGAAGCAGTACAAAAAAGACAAATGGATACATATGTGTGCAAGATTAACGAGGAGATAAGCTGTGATTACTGTACCAGAGAACTGCAGGATATTCCATGCTCAGCTCCAAGTCACAGCTTCTAAATTCTAGCAATATTTCTGCAAGTGACAGCAATTAAGAAACATTTTACCtccatttcttcctcttcctcctctgtgtCTGAAGGCTCATTGCATACTGCCAGTTCAAGCCTCTGGGTTTTATCTTTGCTCATGGCATCATCTGCCAGCACCATGGCTCTTTTAATTTCAGGTTTTGTGCTGTAAAACATACCTCCCTTCATCGTCTCCTTGTCTGATGAACCTGTAAAAAAACACAGATTTGTTAAGAACAAATGCTAAATGCTAGACTTAACATTTGTTAAGTCTAGTGATCATAGTTCACTTTTAAATGCATTCAGACAACTAGCATTCATATTCAGATAACTAAACTCCTGTTTTTTAGCTGCTACCACTCATTCTCACCACATCTTAAATACAGCAATCTATCACTCCTTCATCCTGATGAACTACCCCCGGGGAAAGTACACCCATTCACAAATGAAATGCCTACCTCCATGAACACTTGAAGAATTGCTTCTATTTCTGTAACTCATTAGCACACGTGAGCActcctgggctcagctctgacTCACTCTCACTGTAGTTAGCACTGAATTTAacactggcagagcagcagacagACTGACAGACCACAGGGCTGTTTTAGCAGTGACAGGTAGGTTCAGCCAGAGTTATCTTCACTTTCTAGGCACAGGCCACCTATGGCACAGACCTGAAAGCTCTGCTGGCCTCCAAAGTGGTGCTCTGAGTGCAGCCaggcacccagcccagcccattaGCCAGATTAGCTGATGGCCAATCACGCTGGGCACCCAGGCTGCCGCTGCAGGGCAGTGAACAAAGCCTGCTATTAATAACTGCGgcattccctcctcctcctcctgcacagcccctcctgccaccacctgcacacacacaaacccaaaGCCAACCACTCTACAGACCGATTTCAGGTCCTTTTCCCCACTCTTGTAACCCCATCATCCAGCACTACTGACTGCAGCTTCAGCTCTAAACCAGTGGCACACAAAGGCAGCGGACCTGGAGGAGGCCAAACACCCCAGAAACAACTCAAACAAAACTCTGACTCTCAATCAACTCCCAGTTTGCAGTAGCAAAGCAGGGAGTTACAAGTAGCTGCTTCGACAGCGCAAAGGCAACACATTAACAATCCAGATCCCCCTTTCGGCTTTCCAAATGCAATGAGGCagtctaaaaatattttgcattaataTTAAATGTGACTGAACAACgtcagaagaaaaatcttctcATACAATTGAGCTGCAAATTTAAGGGTGCAACACCTGCATATTCACTTAACCAACTGCTGTGCACCTCCACTTCCTCCTGCCCACCTGTTACAGGTCTGGCCCTGTGTTGTCTGCACTTACTTTTGTCAGGTACAAAAAATAACACAACCCAAGAAACTTACCCATTTTCTTACCCAAAGACTCTAACACTTTTCCTTTGtatataaaaatgctttttgtttgaatttaaaGCAAACAGgtattttgaatgtttttaatCTGTTCTGCATTCAACACTTTTCCTGTGATAGATCTGTGTATCTGTGCTTAAACTTCATTTTGGCCATTTTCTTTTGGCAAATTGATTAATTCCCCATACCTGTAGTTGCTTCTTTGTGCAACTACAAgctctcaaaatattttgattgttTTCAAATACTTTGGGGAAAGACACATATAACCATGGACCAATTTACTTGCAATAAATTATGCTAACACTCATGGCAATAACATtaccattttaatttaaaaccatgGCTGAAGTGCAGCACACTGAAGTATAGAGGAGACAAAAATGTGGCTACATGATCACGAGATGGAACTCTGACTGTATAAAGGGAGAAACTATTTAAATTCAGTGacggttttttttttcagtgacacAAGCAAATCCTACAGGGCATCAGAAATACTGTAGTACATATGAAGTATTTGACTAACAAGACAGTTTACAGCCAATGATTCAGTTTTCAGCAACagtaaaattatgaaaaataggGGAAAACAGATTATGTTTGTTAAAATGGTGAGATTTATTATGCAAAATGTTAACTCATTTTTACATTTGATTTTCACTAGTTAGCCATGTCATTTCTTCAGTATCACAAACACCAACTCTGATCTGTAACTACAAGCACTGCCCTCACCAACACTCAATTCTCaagtaatatattttatttacagaaatgctgcactgctgagaagaaacactgcagcagaaataattttatttacccCATATCCTGGGCCTGGACTTTTAATTCTGGACATAATACAGCTGCTTAAAAACTGGTCTGACATTCCTAATACTTTAGGGATTTCAGGGCTAAAAGTGGAAATACTGTGTTTACCTTTACATCATTTTTATACTGAAGTAAAGGAAATATCTCCAAACATTAGCAAGCTTTAAGTTTGTTTAATTAGTTGTTCTAATCCATTAAACAAAAGGGCTTAGTGTTTTATGTTTCAAGAAttgtaaaaatacaaatatacatGTAACCCTCAAAAACCTGTCACTTACAAAGCACAAAACATGCTCAATTCTACTCttggttttgctgttctttCTCTATGGAGAATCATATACCCTATATTCCAAGCCTGTAATTCCAAAACAAGTGGCATATTTCCATTTCAAACAGTTTTGTTTCTATCTCTTACCTTTGTATGGCTTCAGGTATTTAACACTGATCCAGCCCCTCGTAGGGCTGTCATCAAAGAACTGCACGTGGACACGAGtggattttcctttccctctgacTATTGTCCTTTCAGTGGGGTGGTTGTATATCAGACATGGCCACCAGGGATAGCCTTCCATCTTGGCCCACACCAGGTCCCCAGGAGAATATTCACAGGAGACACTGCAGAGACAACAAACGTGTCATTTAAGGAACGCAAACATCTGGAACAGCTCTCTTCATAGATGTCACTGCACACTGCTGCTGAGCATTCTACCCTCCAACCTGGATTACACAGTTCTTCCATACCACCACCAACTCTTCTCCTAAATTCTTTTTAGGTGCCCCTCCAAGTTTTGCTGGATTCCCACAGAGACAGAGCTTtatcacagaacagtttgggttcAAAGGGACCCTAAAGGGCACCTGgtcccagccccctgccatgcacagggacacatcccaccagaccaggttgttcagagccccatccagcctggccttgaacacttccaggggtggagCACCCACatccttctctgggcaacctgtgccagtgcctcaccaacCTCACAGTGAGGAATTCCTTCATAATATCTAATTAGGCCTACTCTCTTGCAGtctgaagccatttcctctcaccctgtcactacatgccctttTCCTGTAGAAACTAATTTTCAACCAGGCACCTAAAGAAAAGAGTAAGACTTTAAAAACCCTCAGGCtacaaaaaaatgaataaataaaaaaactctACCTGCACTGCAAAGCACCTGGTGCAGCTTTTATTtgctctctcctccttcccacagATTTCACCCCAGCCACTGCCACACTTCCACAGATGATGGCTGGGACACTCCTGCAGGCTGTGGCCCAGCCACCAGTGACACTCAGTGTGCTGACAGATGGGACACTTGCCATCGTGGCGTTCAGcacaagagagaaaaggagctcctggagcggGTCCAGCAGAGGGCAACAACGATGACTATGGGAAAGGAGCATCTCTCTTAAGAGGAAaggatgagggagctgggcctgttcagccctgaggagagatgactgagaggggATTTCATCGGTATGTATAAATACCTAAATAAGGGGTTGCCAagaagatggagccaggctTTCCTTGGCAATACCAAGCATTAGGACAAAAGACAAAGGGCACAAAATTCCACCAGACCACAAGGAAGAACTTCTTGACTGCGTGTGTGACTGCGCCCTGGAACTGATTGGCCAGAGAGGTGGAGCCTCCCTCCCTGGAGGTACTCAAAACTgaacacagccctgtgccatgtgctctgggataaCCCCACTCGAGCGGGATAACCCTGCTCGAGCGGGGAGGTTGGGCCAGATGCCCCACTGTGCTCCCCTCCAGCCTGACCCACTGTGTCCCTCTGTGACACAGCACGGAAAGCAAATTTAAAACACGAGCGCGGCACTAGTTCCAAGCAGCACAACCCGTCCCCGCAGGTGTCCCACTGTCCCGCCGGGAGCCCAGGCCGCTGCGGGCCAGcccgcgggcccggccgggcacCGCATCCAGGGAATGGCGAGGACCGCGCCAGCCACGGAGCGACAGCGACACACGGATACCCCAAGGGTCCCGCTCAGACCGCCGGCGCCTGCAGCTCCGTCCCGCCTCCCCTTCCCGCCTTGTCCTTCCGCGTCCCCGCCGGTACCTGGCGGCCTTGGGGGCCTTGGCGGCCgcgccgccccccgcgccctTCTCGCCGTTCtcgccgcgccgcgccgccgctCGGCCCGCGCCGCCCGGGGGGCTGCCGGCGGCCTGGAGGCCGTTCCGCTCCCCCGAGGCGCGGCGGGGCTCGCTGCGGGGCTCGCTGCGGGGCTCGCTGCGGGGCTCGCTggcggccggcggggccgcCTTGGAGAAGAAGCGGAGCAGGGTGCTCTGCCGAGACATGGCCGCGGCGGGAAGCGCGGGCCGCCCTGCGCGCCAAACCcgcgcgcccggccccgccccggccccggccccgccccgcccgcagCTTTGGCGGGAAGCGCTGAGGGAGCGTTCGGGCCCGTGCGTCTCTGTTGGCCCCAATTGGTGCGAAACATCTGGAAATTTCCGCGAGAAAGGACGTTGGGGGATCTCTGATCTTTGCGTGCTTCCAACCCTAATCAACAGGAAAGGGGATTTAACGCCTGAAATAGCGGCTGACGAGAATCCCTGAGTGACGTTCGGGTGTTAAAAAGATAAATGACTTGTGGCTCGGGTTACCTTGTTAAGGTTTAGGGCTCGAGGTGATCTCCGACCTCGGGAGAGGTTAACAAAGCCTGGGGAGAAGGATGTGCAGCTGATAGTGGacacaaagaatgcagaatttatggGCCCCAAGGACATTTGGCAGGACCCCAAAGATAAGGAAGAAACTAATTCtaaactattaaaaataaagacagctCAGCAACTGTGCTGAACCAGCTCCAATTGGGTAAAATGTAATTCTGGCAGAGGGAGATGGTGACCACCACTCATGGACCCAAGAAACCCACTGAcccaaaagaagggaaagactGAGTATGGGACTAATTAGCAGGAGAAGCAAGAGAATCATTAATAAGCAGAAGACAGAATACTAATTAATAAGAGAACTATGTAACTTTTAGCCAGTGAACATTAATGCCTTTGTTTactaaaatgtataaatatttaaaggttTTGTCATGCTGACATTGAGGCTTTGCCACCCAGCACCCTTTTCTGTGCAGAACTGTGAATAAATCAAATatctcagctctgtgtgtggaTTGGCCTCTGGCATACCAAGTCAAAGAACCCATTCTGGGACAACAGCTACTGCcctctgtgaaaaatgccaatcacctgtctttaaaattttaaaagtttaatagtaataaagtgattataaaaatagcaatatagttagagtaataaaatttttggacaatttgaattaggacaatatgagacaatagaaacaaagtgttatttttctgggcaaaataagcctgaaaaaggacacacgttaacagaggattaacccttaaaaacaacagcctgttgcatattcatacacctcatacatgatggaTAAATTCCATTGCAACACAGGATTCtctctggtcagtgtcaacttcttcctcctaATCCTAATGgcatcttcagggctgagtgaggcgggaagaagttcatttcttctgataatggggcaataaattctctttctctgaaagattttggtgtcctggggctgctatctcagtgcaagtcctttctttagaaaaaagtatcctacatagcatagtttctattttaacattatgttataacctaaaactatatttaacacgcTACTTAAGAGAAtcaatacagcataactttctaacacaacacatataatattcattttaatatttgcgaagagccaatcataaaataggcatttttcacatctccaaaccccattccctgcctgccATGGGGCCGCAGTGCTTGTTAGGGTCAATGGTGCGATGGCATGAGCTGGAGGCTTCCCACAAAAACCCCCTCAGGGAAGGAGCAGTTGTGGCACCGGCGTTGGACaacctcctccctgccctgcagcgcTGTGGTGGCAAGAGGAGAAGCTGGTACATGGCCGGAGGAGAAGCTTggacagctgccagccccacttCTCAGCTGGTTTCACTGGCAGAGCTAAGAAGTGGCAGCTAAAATAACAGGATCTCTTcccatggttttgttttttggtttgttggttgttttggtttttttttcatattaattgGTGAGGCTACGtcctttaaaagcaattttctgaTGCATTATAACACGTGGTGCACTTGGTGTGACTCTTgcggctgtcctgtgcagggccaggaggtggAATTCAATGATCcatgtgggtcccttccaactctgggtattctgtgcttctgtgactGTAAGACAATTCCATTTCATGGTTCTTGACTGGTATGCTTGAGATACAGCAAAAGAACAACTTATTTTTATAAGCTTAAATCCacacaaaaattatttgcttattattattttgcaaatattattataaaaatttTGTTACCCCCCAAATAATACTTGcaaatattattataaaattattatttgcttattattattttgcaaaTTATTGTTATTTGTCACCAGATGCCAGTTAGCacagcttttcctcctttcactAACATTGCTGCTTGACATTTCAAGCCAAAGCCTCGCCTTCCCTTCTGcacagctgaagagaaaaagccTCAGGTGCGCTCCCACCTCCAGCAAAAACGTGGAACTGCAAGTCCGAGCTTTAACCACAAGAGGTCCTGCAAATCCGGCCGATGTGGAAGGATTTTGAAAGCCTGTTCCTTCTAAAAGAGCTACTTCCTTTTAACATCAATGCATAACTTCCATTTAACTTGTCTTCTATTGCAATCAGAAACAATCTGGTGTGGTCTCTGCctcaaaatgaagcaaaaaagcaaaggcATTTATTTTCCCGAGAAAAGTGCAGCAGATTCCACTGCATGTGGAGTGCTTGGAAGTGGAACACACTGCAGGATGACCCCCTCAGCAGGTGTTGCTGGTCCTATCAAAAACACTCACCAGGACCATTACCTGCACAAGTGTTTGGGTGGCTCATTTTTGTCAATTTTTTGCTTGTAAATAGGCAAcacaatttatatttttctggaaaatgacAGTGATCATCCATCTGGCAGGTAGAAGCAGGGAGATGGGATGAGGCAGGAAGGGGGAAAGCCTGGGCAAATGCTGAGAGCAGACCcagttttgaaaataaagacTCTTTTGAGCAGACTCCTGATAGATTCCCCCTGGAGATGACTCTTGTCATTCTTGTCTTGATCATTTGAGCAATGGAGATGACAGGAAAACATGAAGGGCCATCTGAATTTTGTGGCCTCTGGAGCCAAGATGGTGTGAGTGGCACAGAAGTCATTTTATTGTTGGGGTCGAGTTTGGTGGCCCTGGGGTTTCTTCAGGCTGGGAGGGGCATGAGTCAGTCCTGGTGGCTCTGCTAGAAGAGGGACAGGTTACTGATTTGGCAGCACTGTGAATGTCCCAAGAAGAGGCTGTGATCCTGAGACTTCACAGACCACAGGGTCCAAAAGCTTGGGTGAGGAGCCTGGCAACTTTGTAATTTGTCCCATTCCACCATACCAGTTCTCCAGgtctggggtgtccctgtgtctgtgtctggGCATGCTTCCATTCATGGTGACAGCCACTTGAAAAATGTCACACTGGAAGCATACCTAAGTCTGTCATTTAGAAAGTCTGAATCCAACATCAGACACCCTTGCTGAGGTGATatccacaaaaccagaaatttaaaTTTGCAGTAATGGGTTGTTACATATCCCCTTTTCTCTGGGATCAGGCTGGGGGAAGCACAGAGCACAACAGCATTTATTAGACACCTTTTGTCACACTGCTATTAATAGCAAGGGACTCATTACACACTGCATTCATTTATTCCCGCGTGCAGTCCGCAAACATCTGCACTGATgggtggagcaggagcaggtagACCAACCCCAGCTGGTTACTTAAAAGCAGAGGTGTGTGTAGATGTGTCAGGATGTTCAGGAAGTCCCTCCAGATCGTTTTGTTTCATCATtaatatgtgtgtatgtgtgtgtgttttatatATTCATATCCATAGATAGATAGACAATCGTGTAGTTTTGCATATAGTAGCCTTCATGGATGTTGCTGGCATTGTGCAACACCCATGGCTGATGCCAGTGGATTTGGACAGATTTGGCAGAGTGTCTGTGCTCAGTTTATCAGTTTTTGCAGATTCAGCAGGACTGTGAAGTCTCTGGAGCTTATCAGTTCTTGGCAGACACTCGGAAGCTACTGCTTGGCACACACGTCCCCTCTCTTCAACAAGCCTGCTTGTTCCTGGTGCCAATTTCTGCATCCACACTCGTGCCTGGTGGAGCCATTCACACTAACTCAAGCTGA
This window contains:
- the MSH6 gene encoding DNA mismatch repair protein Msh6, with the translated sequence MEGYPWWPCLIYNHPTERTIVRGKGKSTRVHVQFFDDSPTRGWISVKYLKPYKGSSDKETMKGGMFYSTKPEIKRAMVLADDAMSKDKTQRLELAVCNEPSDTEEEEEEMEEMSENASGNSEDCNSEEDVKSNKRVMSRERAVKAKRRRVLDSDSDHDGSDVEFKPDGKEAASSEEASSGVDENESSDTETEAESVAESPVKVPSKRKRREVKKPAKRSSLGNDCSETPKRAAAVSSEAKSKLTSFAAPESFESQANACSGGTGGFSVWEHEKLDWLQEGKRRDAHRRRQGDPDYDPCTLHVPEDYLNKCTPGVRRWWQLKSQNFDAVICYKVGKFYELYHMDAVTGVNELGLIFMKGTWAHSGFPETAFGRFSDVLVQKGYKVARVEQTETPEMMEARCRSAGHSSRFDKVVRREICRIITKGTQTYSVMDCDPSENNSKFLLSVKEKEDAAGTRLYGVCFVDTSMGKFHVGQFPDDRHCSRFRTLVAHYTPVQVLFEKGNLSVDTQKILKGSLVSCIQEGLTSGSQFWNASKTLKVLLEEGYFKEKQNSENGCSLPSVIKSLTSESDSLGLTPGENSELALSALGGCVFYLKKCLIDQELLSQANFEEYVPVDIAITKTMSSSSLFGRTGQRMVLDGVTLMNLEVLQNGTNGSTEGTLLERIDSCCTPFGKRLLKQWLCAPLCNPKSINDRLDAVEDLLAVPDKMSEVTEYLKKLPDLERLLSKIHSIGSPLKSQNHPDSRAIFYEELKYSKKKIADFLSTLEGFKIMNEIVEFMEEFASDFKSRVLRQLVTRKAKNPDGRFPDLSAELTRWDTAFDHNQARKTGVITPKLGFDPDYDGALEDIRALEEDLRKYLDKQRKLLGSKSVQYWGTGKNRYQMEIPESVISRNLPEEYELRSSRKGYKRYWTKEIEKMLAAMVNAEERRDAALKDCMRRLFYNFDKNSKDWQTAVECIAVLDVLMSLAHYSQGGDGPLCRPVILLPTDNAPPFLELRNSRHPCITKTFFGDDFIPNDIVIGIKDEGSSSEASCVLVTGPNMGGKSTLMRQAGLLVVMAQLGCYVPAESCRLTPIDRVFTRLGASDRIMAGESTFFVELSETSSILQHATEHSLVLVDELGRGTATFDGTAIASAVVEELAQRIRCRTLFSTHYHSLVEDHSHSRAVRLGHMACMVENESEDPSRETITFLYKFIEGACPKSYGFNAARLADIPEEVIQKGHRKAKEFEKATVSLRIFRYLCQVVDGATCDTNAVQKLTAMINRL